The nucleotide window GCATAAAAGACAAAGTTAATTTTACAGAAATTATACAACATTACCATTGATTATTTTAATTAATAATATTATTAATTAAAATAATCAATTAATAATCTCTTTTTTTCTCTTTTTTCGGAGTTTTTCCATTTCCCCCATTTTGGTTTCTATCATTAGTACATATTTATATATATATATTTATAGATATGTTTTATATATAAATTCCTGACAACGGTATAAGCAGGGCAATATGACTATCACAATAGAGGGTGAGGCGTTCCCTCTAGAGGTTATAAACGCTAATGGGGGAGGGGGCGACAAAGAGGATAAAGGGTTTGGAGCCAGCGGTCAGATTCCGTATCCTCCAGATGACCCAAGCACTTCAACCGGTCCGGCAGTTCAGATCTATGATCCAGTAACAAAATCTTATTCTGATTATAAGGGGAAGTAAAAACGGTTAAGTTGGGGTGGAGAAAACCATTCAACAAAACAATGCAGGGACACTTTTTAGTCTCTTTGTAGTCTCTTTGAGAATGCTTTTAGTTTTCTGCCGGTCTGTAAGGTTAAAAACACACTAAAAAGGCAGTACTTCCTATTTTTGACCGGTGAGTACAGTACTTGGCATTGTATATATACTGCGGCAATAATATTACAGTACTGTAGTGCTTTAGAGGGATTGGAATGATAGACTTTGCCTGTAAAGAGTTCAAAATTGAAGATGTGATCAAGTGTGCCCTTAACCTTACAAAGGCTGACCTTAAGGTTATGAAGTACTTTTTGAATGAAAAAGAACAATGGGTTGACACTGAGTTTCTTTCAAAAATCTTGAAGCTGGATATTTCAACAATCCAACGTTCCGTCAAAAAGCTGCATGAAAAAGAAATTCTGCAAAGGTCGCAGCAGAACCTGGACGGAGGCGGTTATGTTTTCAAGTATAAGGTCAACTCAAGGGCTAAAATAAAAAATATCATAATGAATGTAGTGAACTCCTGGGCTGACCGGCTTGGGCAGGAACTTGACAAATGGGAAAATGGAGGCTAATTCACTTTGCTCAAAATAACACCTTACCTGGGAATTATAGTTCTTATCGTTTCCATAGGAGGGCTCTGGTACCCTGTACTTGGGTACTTCATGCTGCTGATTTTTGCAGCAATCTTCTTAATTAGTCCTTTCAGAGGTAGATGGTTCTGCGGAAACCTCTGTCCCAGGGGAAGCTTTGTTGATTTCTGGATCAGCAAAATATCAAGGAAAAATAAGATACCTGCCACTCTGCGCTCCCTGTGGATTCGTATACCGATATTTTTCCTGTTAATGGGATTTATGGGATACAGGATAGTAAACACCATCGGAGGCCTCAATACCTTTGAGAAAATCGGCATGATTTTTGTAACTATGTGCCTGGTGACAACTGCAATCGCAACCCTTCTGGGCAGTTATCTGAGCCCGAGAACCTGGTGTTCCTTCTGTCCTATGGGAACAGCTCAACGCCTGCTTGGTGGTAAAAAGTATCCTCTTAAACTAGAAAAGGAAAAATGTATTAATTGCAAGAAATGTGAAAAAATCTGTCCGATGCAACTCAAAATCCGTCAGGAAGATTCAAAGCCTGATTGTATTAAATGTGGGCGCTGTGTGGATGCCTGTCCTAAAGATGCCCTAAAATTTTGAATTTTTATTATCGTTAACTTACGTTGTCTATTAACTTACGTTGTCTATTAACTTATGTTGTCTATTAACTTACGCTGTCTATTAACTTATGTTGTCTATTGACTTGTATTGTCTAGTGATTTCTATCACTTATCGTTATTACTTATCTGTATGATAAAAATGAAATGGATCTGGCCCAACATAAGAAGTATTATTATTCATCACTTATATAGTAAAATACAGGGGAGCCGGAAAGCACTTCCGAAATTTGACTTTGTATTACAAGATGTGCATACTGGAAGGTACCTACAAATTAGTTAAATCAGGAGAGAAAAAGGAGAAAAAACATGACAAGCCGTGTACCGGAACTTTCGGAAATCCAGAAAAAAGAAATCTCCGAACTCTTTGGGGAATATGTCAATCTTGACAAACGGGAATGCCACTACTATAATCACGATATGGGAGCTTTACCTCCACTTGTTAAGAAAGTAATTGGAAATACCGATCCTGCAGCTGTTGTAAAAATTCGGACCGAGGAGGACGCAGTAAAGCTCCTTAAGTTTGCAAATAGGCACAAGATTCCGGTTGTACCCCGCGCAGGAGCCTCTTCAGGGTACGGAGGAGTAATCCCGACAAAGGGAGGAATAGTTGCCGATGTTACACCGCTGAATAAGATCATAAGTATCAACCCCGAAGGGCAGACAGTGGTTGTTCAGAGCGGTATGATCTGGGAAAAGTTGGAGAGGAAACTAAAGGAAAACGGGCTTTCGGTAAGAGCAATTCCTTCAAGTGCTCCTTCTTCGACAGTTGGGGGCTGGCTGGCTCAGAGCGGAGCAGGTTACGGAAGTTATGAGTTTGGCTGGGGCTACGAGAGCATGGAAAAGGCCAGAGTTGTGCTTCCCACAGGGGAAATTCGGGAGTTTTCAGGCCCTGAACTGAAAAAATTAGTCGGGACAATGGGAACCATAGGCATCGTTACCGAGATAACCCTGAAAGTCCAGAAATTTGAAGAGAGAAAAGCGGTTTCTGCCAGTTTTCCAAGCGCTTCAGCTCTGAAAAAAGCGGTAGAAGATATAAGAAGAAAGAATATTCCTCTCTGGTCGATTTCTTTCCTGAACCCCGAATGGGCGGATATGAAGAACAAAGCACCCAGAAAACTCCACTACGGAGAAATTGTGGATAAAGACAGGCCCATGCTGCCAGTCTCTTACGTTTCAACTTTTATGTACCCTGCTTCCAGGGACGTCTCAGGCCTGAAAGAAGCAATCGAAAATGCAGGTGGAAAAATCCTCCCGGAAGAGATTGCAAAATACGAGACCGATGAATGGTTTAAGTCCATGAAAGTAAAGAGGCTAGGTCCTTCGTTTATCCCTGCGGAAATCCTGGTGCCGCTTGAGAAAATGGACAAAACTTTTGAAGAAATCGGGAAGAAAATAAAATTGCCTGTACTTACCGAAGGCATGGTTATAAATGATGGGTATGTGGTTCTCCTCTGTTTCATGCGCCACTCGGAGCGCTCCTTGCTCTTTAATACAGCCTTTGCTCTTTCCCTGAGCATTTTAAAAATTGCAGAGGAAAACGGCGGAAGGGCTTATTCCTCAGGGCTTTTCTTCGCTTCAAAGAAAAAAAGTGTCTTTGGAGAAAGGCTTGCTGAAATCGAGTCTCTGAGAACGGAAATTGATCCTGACGGGGTTATGAACCCTGAAACCCTGGAAGGAAAAGGACTCCTGAACACTGCCGTATCAGTGGGCTCTTCCTTTGAACCTCTTGGCAGGATAGCCGGAAACATGTCAGGAATTGGCAAGGTCTCCTTCAAAGACGAAAAGGAAATCCCCGCAGAAGTCGCAGAACTTGCCTACTCCTGCTCCCAGTGTGGTTACTGTGTGAGCGAGTGCGACCAGTACTATGGCAGGGGTTGGGAGTCACAGTCACCTCGTGGGAAATGGTTTTTCATCAAAGAATACCTGGCAGGTCGGGAAAAGCTGGACCAGAGACAGACAAATACTTTCCTCGGCTGCACTACCTGCCAGATGTGTGACTCTCGCTGTGAGCTTGATATGCCAATTGAACATGCCTGGATGACCATGCGTGGAAAACTGGTTGAAGAAAAGAAAAAGATGACCTTCCCTCCCTTTGAGATCATGGCTGCGAGCCTCCTTAAAGAGAGGAATATCTGGGCAAATTACAGAAAAGACCGCGATAAATGGATTCCGGAGGATATCAGGGCAAAAATTAAGGATAAAGCTGAATACGCCTATTTTGCAGGCTGCACAGCCTCTTTTGTTGAAAATGACGTAGCTATAGGTGCTGTCCGCATGCTTGATGATGCAGGAGTAGAGTTTACAAGTCTTTTAGACAAGGAAGCCTGCTGTGGAATTCCTATGCTTGTTGCCGGAAGATGGGATGTTTTTGAAAAAATAATGAGAATGAATGTCTCTAATATGAAAAAGAAAGGTGTAAAAACCGTAATCACTTCCTGCCCTGCATGCTGGCTGATGTGGCATACGGTCTATCCCCAGTGGGCGAAAAAGCTGGGAATTGAGTACGGGCTTGAGACAAAGCACTACTCTGAAGTACTTGTTGATCGCCTCGATGTCCTCAAGCCAAAGTTCAAACAGCCTCTCGATAAAGTTGTAGCCTGGCATGATTCCTGCCACCTTGGCAGGGCAGGAGGCGAAATATATGAGCCTCCCAGAGAACTGCTTAAAGCTATACCAGGAATAAAGTTCAGAGAACTTGAATACAACCGGGAAAGAGCTCACTGCTGCGGTTCGGTTGTGAGCCTTATAGCCGAACCGCCGGTTGCATACAAACTGGGAGATATTAGACTCCAGGAAGCCCTTGATGTCAAAGCCGACATTATTGCAGCACTTTGTCCGTGCTGTATATTCCAGTTCCGCGTGGCAGCACAGGAAAATAACCTTAATATCCAGGCTCAGGATCTGGGAGCTCTTGTAGGCAGAAGTCTTGGATATAACATCCCTGACTCAACCTCCTATACTCTAGAATCGTGGGTTCCATTTGAAAAAATGATCTCCCTTATGCAGCCTGAGAATATGACTGATCTGATGGTTGAACTCATGCCTCAAATGATGGCTGCTATGCCAGCACCGCTTCAGACGATGATGAAGATGGTCAAATACGCGCCTGGTATGGACGCCATAATGAAACCTATGATGCCGGTTATGATGCCCAGGCTCATGCCGCTGGTTATGCCGAAAGTTATGCCTGACATGCTCAAAGCTGTAGAAAAGAGAGTTCCCATGCCTGATTACATGAGGGAGCAGCTCCCTGACCTCATGCCGAAGGCTATGGATAACTTGATGCCGAATATGCTTCCCGAGCTTATTCCATTACTTACTCCACGCATGATTGAGTATATAAAAACGCATTAATTATTGTTAAACGAAAACTTAATATCAATTAGTACGTGAGATCTCACTAATAATTAATATCTCACTAACAATTAATATCTCACTAACAATTAATATCTCACTAACAATTATATTAAAAGTTCATACATGAGATCTCACTAAAATTTTTATAGCTCTTAATATAGTTTATTGATTTTTAAATGAGTACATTATTGGATGAAAAAACACTAATCAGTGAGTTCATTCAAAAGTTAAGGATTGTAAACATATTTTTGAATTGAGATCATTAGTAAGTTAGATCATTAGTAAGTTAGATCATTAGTAAGTTAGATCACTAGTCAGTTGAGCGTCCCAATTTATTTGCATGTAAAAGCTCTGGAAACAGCTTCATCCATAGAACTGCAATGACTATCGAACCGATTCCGCCAAGTAACACAGCAGGTACAACTCCAAACAGGGAAGCTGTTAACCCTGATTCAAATTCACCAAGTTGATTAGATGTACCTATAAACATGGAATTTACGGCATTTACCCTGCCTCTCATATTATCCGGAGTTTTCAATTGTATCAATGTTAAACGGACAACTACACTTATCACATCAGATGCACCTAACAACACAAGTGACACAAGTGATAAAAGAAAAGAAGTTGATACGGCAAAAATTATTGTGAAAACTCCAAAAAGCATCACTGCGATAAACATTTTCAGACCTTCGTTTTTCTTTAAAGGCTGCTTTGCCAAAAAAGCAGACGTTATCAATGCACCTATGGCAGGTGCTGAACGTAATATTCCCAAACCTAAAGGCCCGATTTTTAAAATGTCACTGGCATAGACAGGCAGTAACGCTGTCGCACCACCGAATAATACTGCAAAAAGGTCAAGGGAAATTGCCCCAAGTATAGCAGGTTTGCTTCTGATGTAAGTTATTCCTCCGAATATTGAGTTTGTGGTTACTTGCTGTGAGTTTTGAGACTTCTCTATTATTGAAACGAAGAGAATAATCACACTTGTCACCAATGTTAATATGCCTGCTGCAGAGTACACAACTTGGGGACTTAATGCATAAAGAATTCCTCCAATAGCTGGGCCTATAATGAATGCAAGCTGAGATGTAGAGGCTGATAAAGCAGCTACCTCCGGAAAAACTTCCTTACTAACGACATTAGGCAGCAATGATTGCATTGGCGGGCTTTGAAAAGCATTGGCTGTACTTATGAAAAAGATAGTAACGAGAATTCCCTCTTCGGTAATTGATCCGATATGGCTTTCGTAAGCAAGCAGAAAAATCCCTATACTTTCTACAATTTGACTGAAACAAATTATCAACTTTCGATCATAGCGGTCAGCTGCATAACCGACTATAAGAGTAAACAGAAACATAGGTAAAAACTGAACTAATCCGATAAGTCCCAGATAGATAGGTTTCTGAGTAATTGAATAAATTTGCCACCCTACAGCAATGGTTAACATTTGAAAAGCAATTGAAGTTGATACACGGGCAGCTAATAAGATTACTAAGGATCTGTTATGTAATATCGGCGGAACTTTAAGCGAGAACATTAGATTGACTCCTTCTCTCGGCTACACCTTATTTTTTGTGAATTATAAAAAGGTGACGTGATAGCAGGTCCTGATAGGAAGTGAAAATTTACCCGGATTAAAGGTAACTGAAACCTTTACGTATCAAAACGATTGCGTTAGCTTATACCAAGTTGTTTACCCATAACTCGGGAAATACTATCCAAAGCCAGAAGGGTATGCAGTATTAGGCTAATAGGAGAATGACTGGGGATAATGTACGTTCTCAACAGAACGAACTTGGGTCTCCAGGTTAATGAATCCTGGAACAAGGAATGAGACAGGAATGAGACAGGAATGAGACAGGAATGAGACAGGAATGAGACAGGAATGAGACAGAAATAATACTGCTGGAATTTATCTATCTGTAAAAATAGTTCGGAGAAGGCATTAAAAGGTTCAGTAGGCTCCATTTTTCGGATTCAGGACCTGTGCTCCAGAGTAATTCTTATATAGAAGTGCTTGCATTAAGAATAGGAAAATACGCACAAAGGTAACGTGCTCAGGAATACAACTAATAAAAATCATAAAAATTCATATCATTGAAAGGAGATTAAAGCTTGGCAGCACAACCGATCTTTATTTTAAGGGAAGGCAGCAAGAGAACCCATGGTTCCGATGCCCAGCATAACAATATTATGGCCGCAAAGGCAGTTGCTGAAGCGGTAAGAACCACTCTTGGACCCAAGGGTATGGACAAGATGCTTGTAGACTCCATGGGTGATGTTGTTATCACCAACGACGGAGCAACAATCCTCAAAGAAATGGACATCGAGCACCCAGGTGCAAAGATGATCGTAGAAGTAGCCAAGACCCAGGATGCCGAAGTAGGTGACGGAACAACCACTGCAGCCGTACTTGCAGGGGAATTCCTGACAAAGGCAGAGGACCTTCTTGAAAGTGGAGTCCACCCAACAGTAATTGCAAGCGGCTACAGGCTTGCAGCAGATCAGGCTACAAAAACAATCGATACCATTACTATCAGTGCATCTCCCGAGGATACAGAAACCCTCGAAAAGATTGCAGCCACAGCCATAACAGGAAAGGGTGCAGAGGCTCAAAAGGAACATCTTTCCAGGCTTGCAGTGAAGGCCGTTACGGCAGTTGCTGAGAAAAGCGAAGATGGAAAGATCACTGTGGATATCGAAGATGTCAAGGTGGAAAAGAGACCCGGCGGAAGTATTAAAGATTCCGAAATTATTGAGGGTGTAATTGTTGACAAAGAGCGTGTCCACCCAGCCATGCCCGAAGTAGTGGAAAACGCAAAAGTTCTCCTCTTAAGCGTGCCCATAGAGCTCAAGAAGACCGAAACAAAAGCTGAAATAAAGATCACCACTCCTGACCAGATGCAGCTCTTCTTAGACCAGGAAGAAGCAATGCTTAGGGAAATCGTTGATAAGGTAATCAACACAGGCGCAAACGTTGTCTTCTGTCAGAAGGGAATTGATGACCTTGCCCAGTATTACCTGACAAAAGCAGGAATCTTTGGTATGCGCAGGGTGAAGAAGAGCGACATGGACAAACTTTCCCGCGCAACAGGTGCAAAAATTATCACCAGCCTCGATGAAATTGAGGAGTCCGACCTTGGTTATGCCGGTCTCGTGGAAGAAAAGGACGTTACAGGCTCAAGAATGACCTTCGTTACAGGCTGCAAGGACAGCAAGACAACCTCAATTCTTCTGCGCGGCGGAACCGAGCATGTCGTGGAAGGACTTGAAAGAGCCCTTGAAGATGCTCTCAGAGTAGTTGGTGTTGCTCTTGAAGACCAGAAGATTGTTGTAGGTGGCGGCTCCCCAGAAATTGAACTGTCCCTAAGGCTCAAGGAATATGCAGCAACCCTCAAAGGTAGGGAGCAGCTTGCTGTAATGAAATTCGCCGAGTCTCTTGAGATTATTCCCAGCACCCTTGCAGAAAATGCAGGGCTTGACCCGATCGATATGCTTGTGGAAATGCGCTCCCAGCACGAGAAAGGAAACAAGCGTGCCGGACTCAATGTTTACACTGGCAAGATCGAGGACATGTTCGAAAATAACGTTGTCGAACCTCTCAGGATTAAGACTCAGGCAATCAATGCAGCTACAGAAGCCGCAATTATGGTTCTCAGGATCGATGATGTGATTGCCTCATCCAGTGCAGCAGGTAAAGCAGGTCCGGGAATGGGTCCAGGCGGCGAAATGCCTGAAGATATGATGTAATAAAGATATAACGTAATATTTTAGTATAAATCCGGGATTGCCGGAAGTTTCCAGCTTCCCGGACTTTTTTTAATTCGAGATATTTGGGATAAACTCTCCATAAGTTATAATGAGTTGTATTCAGATCTCTTAGGAAATAATTCATAGCCAGAATTTCTAAAACCAAAAAAATCAAAAAAATTTAAAAATTTAAAATTTAAAAATGGCGTTTTTGAGTTATTTATACCGAATGTTGCTGAATTGCTAAAATGAATGGTTTAGTAAAAATTGTTATCTGGCTTCATAGCAGGAAATTTCCCTGGCGTCTACCCGGATTGGTTTCCCAAGCTCGCTTGAAATAACATTTCTTACCCTTGCCATACATCTACACTGAAGCTGGATACGGGCTGACACAGATTCTCGTTCTTCAACGTAGAAATCATTCGAATTGACGATGGAATGAACCGAAATCTGCTTCTGTACAACTTTTGCTATGAGACCCTGAGTCCCATCCATGAGATCCTGAAGGCTGGTAGATGTCAGGAGAACATTATCTCCTACATTGAGCCCGAGTACTCCTACGAAATTTTGAGGACTCCGAATCTCAAGAGTCCTTAGATGGTGTTTCTTCAGGACCTCGATAAGAGAATCAGCAATTCCTGTTAACGCGATGTACTCCATGGGATCACCCGTACATTGGGAACTCCTTTTTTACTTCTCCTTTCTGCTCCGCAGTCTGAACATCTTCAGCAAGCCTCTGAAGTTCGACCTCTATACGTTCGGCCTGCTCTATAAGCCGAACTGTGCTTATTGAAAGTCCATATAGCTCGTTTAAAACATCAATGACAGCAGAAGCAGCTCTTGGGTCAGGATTCTGAGTTCTGGTAGCACCAAGCAGGCTAAATGCAGGAATTCCACGCAGCAAACATTCAGCCATGACACTTCCAGAAATCCCGGAGATAGTTCCCATCTGGAAAACCTCTACCTTTTCCTTGATTCTGTTCAGCATTTCCTGAGTGGTGGCTGCCCCGAAGACCTTATGCCCCCCGTCCATAATGGCAATTCCTGCAATGGAAGCAATTTCTTTTACGTTAATAGACTCAGCCCAATCTACGAGAGCATTGCTAACATCGTAGGAAACAGTGTGACTGATAGGAATATCGGAAATTACAACAATCAAGTTATGTTCCACATTTTCATAAATCCTCACAGGCATATTTATAAGTCCCTCGTAAAGCACTGCAATCGAAGGGAAATACCTGGATTCGATAGAACCAATGTATTCCATTTTCAATTCTTCTATCATATGCTGACTTGCAATATTCCCCACAAGCCCGATTCCGGGAAAACCTTCAATCAAAATAGGATTTTTTG belongs to Methanosarcina barkeri 3 and includes:
- the thsA gene encoding thermosome subunit alpha, yielding MAAQPIFILREGSKRTHGSDAQHNNIMAAKAVAEAVRTTLGPKGMDKMLVDSMGDVVITNDGATILKEMDIEHPGAKMIVEVAKTQDAEVGDGTTTAAVLAGEFLTKAEDLLESGVHPTVIASGYRLAADQATKTIDTITISASPEDTETLEKIAATAITGKGAEAQKEHLSRLAVKAVTAVAEKSEDGKITVDIEDVKVEKRPGGSIKDSEIIEGVIVDKERVHPAMPEVVENAKVLLLSVPIELKKTETKAEIKITTPDQMQLFLDQEEAMLREIVDKVINTGANVVFCQKGIDDLAQYYLTKAGIFGMRRVKKSDMDKLSRATGAKIITSLDEIEESDLGYAGLVEEKDVTGSRMTFVTGCKDSKTTSILLRGGTEHVVEGLERALEDALRVVGVALEDQKIVVGGGSPEIELSLRLKEYAATLKGREQLAVMKFAESLEIIPSTLAENAGLDPIDMLVEMRSQHEKGNKRAGLNVYTGKIEDMFENNVVEPLRIKTQAINAATEAAIMVLRIDDVIASSSAAGKAGPGMGPGGEMPEDMM
- a CDS encoding 4Fe-4S binding protein encodes the protein MLKITPYLGIIVLIVSIGGLWYPVLGYFMLLIFAAIFLISPFRGRWFCGNLCPRGSFVDFWISKISRKNKIPATLRSLWIRIPIFFLLMGFMGYRIVNTIGGLNTFEKIGMIFVTMCLVTTAIATLLGSYLSPRTWCSFCPMGTAQRLLGGKKYPLKLEKEKCINCKKCEKICPMQLKIRQEDSKPDCIKCGRCVDACPKDALKF
- a CDS encoding MFS transporter gives rise to the protein MFSLKVPPILHNRSLVILLAARVSTSIAFQMLTIAVGWQIYSITQKPIYLGLIGLVQFLPMFLFTLIVGYAADRYDRKLIICFSQIVESIGIFLLAYESHIGSITEEGILVTIFFISTANAFQSPPMQSLLPNVVSKEVFPEVAALSASTSQLAFIIGPAIGGILYALSPQVVYSAAGILTLVTSVIILFVSIIEKSQNSQQVTTNSIFGGITYIRSKPAILGAISLDLFAVLFGGATALLPVYASDILKIGPLGLGILRSAPAIGALITSAFLAKQPLKKNEGLKMFIAVMLFGVFTIIFAVSTSFLLSLVSLVLLGASDVISVVVRLTLIQLKTPDNMRGRVNAVNSMFIGTSNQLGEFESGLTASLFGVVPAVLLGGIGSIVIAVLWMKLFPELLHANKLGRSTD
- a CDS encoding FAD-binding and (Fe-S)-binding domain-containing protein — its product is MTSRVPELSEIQKKEISELFGEYVNLDKRECHYYNHDMGALPPLVKKVIGNTDPAAVVKIRTEEDAVKLLKFANRHKIPVVPRAGASSGYGGVIPTKGGIVADVTPLNKIISINPEGQTVVVQSGMIWEKLERKLKENGLSVRAIPSSAPSSTVGGWLAQSGAGYGSYEFGWGYESMEKARVVLPTGEIREFSGPELKKLVGTMGTIGIVTEITLKVQKFEERKAVSASFPSASALKKAVEDIRRKNIPLWSISFLNPEWADMKNKAPRKLHYGEIVDKDRPMLPVSYVSTFMYPASRDVSGLKEAIENAGGKILPEEIAKYETDEWFKSMKVKRLGPSFIPAEILVPLEKMDKTFEEIGKKIKLPVLTEGMVINDGYVVLLCFMRHSERSLLFNTAFALSLSILKIAEENGGRAYSSGLFFASKKKSVFGERLAEIESLRTEIDPDGVMNPETLEGKGLLNTAVSVGSSFEPLGRIAGNMSGIGKVSFKDEKEIPAEVAELAYSCSQCGYCVSECDQYYGRGWESQSPRGKWFFIKEYLAGREKLDQRQTNTFLGCTTCQMCDSRCELDMPIEHAWMTMRGKLVEEKKKMTFPPFEIMAASLLKERNIWANYRKDRDKWIPEDIRAKIKDKAEYAYFAGCTASFVENDVAIGAVRMLDDAGVEFTSLLDKEACCGIPMLVAGRWDVFEKIMRMNVSNMKKKGVKTVITSCPACWLMWHTVYPQWAKKLGIEYGLETKHYSEVLVDRLDVLKPKFKQPLDKVVAWHDSCHLGRAGGEIYEPPRELLKAIPGIKFRELEYNRERAHCCGSVVSLIAEPPVAYKLGDIRLQEALDVKADIIAALCPCCIFQFRVAAQENNLNIQAQDLGALVGRSLGYNIPDSTSYTLESWVPFEKMISLMQPENMTDLMVELMPQMMAAMPAPLQTMMKMVKYAPGMDAIMKPMMPVMMPRLMPLVMPKVMPDMLKAVEKRVPMPDYMREQLPDLMPKAMDNLMPNMLPELIPLLTPRMIEYIKTH
- a CDS encoding proteasome assembly chaperone family protein, producing the protein MSNTDYDNNDVKIITKPVQSKNPILIEGFPGIGLVGNIASQHMIEELKMEYIGSIESRYFPSIAVLYEGLINMPVRIYENVEHNLIVVISDIPISHTVSYDVSNALVDWAESINVKEIASIAGIAIMDGGHKVFGAATTQEMLNRIKEKVEVFQMGTISGISGSVMAECLLRGIPAFSLLGATRTQNPDPRAASAVIDVLNELYGLSISTVRLIEQAERIEVELQRLAEDVQTAEQKGEVKKEFPMYG
- a CDS encoding TrmB family transcriptional regulator is translated as MIDFACKEFKIEDVIKCALNLTKADLKVMKYFLNEKEQWVDTEFLSKILKLDISTIQRSVKKLHEKEILQRSQQNLDGGGYVFKYKVNSRAKIKNIIMNVVNSWADRLGQELDKWENGG
- a CDS encoding DUF473 domain-containing protein gives rise to the protein MEYIALTGIADSLIEVLKKHHLRTLEIRSPQNFVGVLGLNVGDNVLLTSTSLQDLMDGTQGLIAKVVQKQISVHSIVNSNDFYVEERESVSARIQLQCRCMARVRNVISSELGKPIRVDAREISCYEAR